Proteins encoded within one genomic window of Triticum aestivum cultivar Chinese Spring chromosome 2D, IWGSC CS RefSeq v2.1, whole genome shotgun sequence:
- the LOC123051521 gene encoding WUSCHEL-related homeobox 11, with translation MDGGGGHSPDLQPAEPVRSRWTPKPEQILILESIFNSGMVNPPKDETVRIRKLLERFGAVGDANVFYWFQNRRSRSRRRQRQLQAQAQAQAQAQAQASAASSGSPPAPGGLGSAASSTSLGLFAHGGAAYSSSSSSSSWPPSPPSVGMVGDMDQCGGGDDLFAISRQMGYADGGGGGGSGSSFSAAAAQQQQQLYYSCQPAGITVFINGVATEVPRGPMDLRSMFGHDVMLVHSSGGLLPVDDYGVLMQSLQMGESYYLVARSN, from the exons atggacggcggcggcggccacagCCCGGACCTGCAGCCGGCGGAGCCGGTGCGGTCGCGGTGGACGCCCAAGCCGGAGCAGATACTGATCCTGGAGTCCATCTTCAACAGCGGCATGGTGAACCCGCCCAAGGACGAGACCGTCCGCATCCGCAAGCTCCTCGAGCGCTTCGGCGCCGTCGGCGACGCCAACGTCTTCTACTGGTTCCAGAACCGCCGCTCccgctcccgccgccgccagcgccagcTCCAGGCGCAGGCGCAGGCACAGGCACAGGCCCAGGCGCAGGCGTCCGCCGCATCCTCTGGGTCGCCACCCGCGCCTGGCGGCCTCGGCTCGGCGGCCTCGTCCACGTCGCTGGGGCTGTTCGCGCACGGCGGCGCCGCGTAcagctcgtcctcctcctcctcgtcctggccgccctcgccgccgtcggTGGGGATGGTGGGGGACATGGACCAGTGCGGAGGCGGCGACGACCTGTTCGCCATCTCGCGGCAGATGGGGtacgcggacggcggcggcggcggcggctccgggtcGTCGTTCTCTGCGGCCGccgcgcagcagcagcagcagctctacTACTCGTGCCAACCAG cGGGCATCACGGTGTTCATCAACGGAGTGGCGACGGAGGTGCCACGGGGCCCCATGGACCTGCGCTCCATGTTCGGGCACGACGTGATGCTCGTCCACTCCAGCGGCGGCCTCCTCCCCGTCGACGACTACGGCGTGCTCATGCAGAGCTTGCAGATGGGCGAGAGCTACTACCTG GTCGCGAGGTCAAATTAA